DNA sequence from the Leptospira limi genome:
AGTTCCTATCCAGTTTACTCCATCCCATTGTGTCCCAAAATCCAAAAAGGAAAGTGGAAGGAAAACGAATCCAAGACATTTATTCGGTTCGATGTATTCCACAAATATTAGGTTCCATTTGGGATGAAATAGAATCGATAAAAAACATCGTAGAACAAGAGTTAAATTCATTGTCTGATAATCCTGTTTTGATTCCTACTTCCGAGAATGAAAAGACGGAGTTTCGATTTGCAGAAGGTGGAGGTTTTTATGCCTCTCAAGTTAGTTTTGCAGCAGATCGTTTACAAAATGCCATGGCAGTTTGGTTTACATGGGTTGATCGTTTTTTGAATTATCTGATGGAACCAAAGGAAAACGATGAATTTCCTTTGATGTTGTCTGCAAAACCTGGAACTTATGCTGGTTTGTCTGGATTAGGACTCATGTCAGCTCATCTAACAGCAGAAGTACGACGAGATAGTATGCCAGGTTCGATACAATCAATCCCAACCAATGGTAATAACCAAGACATCGTTCCTATGGGAGCGATCTCTGTTTTACGAAATCGTAGGACTGTCCTAAGTGCAACGAAACTGTTAGCGATTTTTGGTTATGCCGTGTACCAAACGTCTTTGTTTGCAAAACGGAAAGAATTGGTACCTGATTTTAAATTGTTTTCTGGAATTGATACAATGGAGAAAGACAGAAGTCTGGATTTTGAAATCCAGACTTTGGTGGAACGAATCCGAAATACTACTTCTTCTCTTGCAACGACTCCAATCGATTGAGTCCCAAACCCAATACCAAACCAAATACAAGTGAGGCGAGTGGGATTTGTGCTTCTTCAAAATCTTTTGGGAGTATGTTTTTGGCAGTGGCAATTTGGATATCACGTTTGACTTCACCTGATCTACCAACAATTGTTTGTCCATTTGCATAATCTTTAAATGGCCAAAGGATAAAAAAGGATCCGAGGATCAGTCCAAGTAAAAAAGTCATCGTATGTGATTTGTATTTCACAAATAACCATTTAACAATATGAGTGAAAATCAAAAGTCCAAGTAGGCATCCAATCCCAAACGCACCTAAAAAAAGAATCGAACCTGGTTCTAAGATGGTAGAAAGTTTTCCGATGACAATTTGGTATTCACCTAACACGAGCATGATGTATGATCCGGAAATTCCTGGAAGGATCATCGCTGAAATGGCAATCATACCAGTGGCAAATGCAAAAATTGGATTTTCGGATCCGGTGTTTTCTCCCATAAAAAAACTGGGAACAATCGTTAATAAAATTCCCGGGACTAAGAATAGCCAAACGACAAGGCTATGTTTTTCAATGAGTTTGTAGGGAACGACTAGTGATGGAATGATGAGACCTATGAAAAGGGCAAGAGTTGCTTGTGGGTGGTTTTGTAATAAGTATTGGATCAGTTTTGCTCCAGAGATTACGGAAAGTAAAAGTCCAAAACCAAGGAATACCAAAAACCAAAAATCGATTCGTTTCATTTCCAATGCAAAACGATTTCTTACATCTTCTTTCCAAAAGCCTACAAGTAAGGAAAGGGAAACTTTGATGGTTTCCAAATTTAAGGAAGTGATGGCAGTGATGAGTCTGTCATACAAACCCAAGATAAGAGCAAAGGTTCCACCAGATACACCAGGGATTAAATTGGCAATTCCAATGAGAAACCCATTGAGAATGCAAAAGAGAATTTCTTTTTTTGTAAGAGGCATATCGGAAAGGATGAATTTTTACAAACTTTAGGCAAGGTTTTTTCTAGTTGCTGATAACCATACGATAGCATAAGATAAAATCGAAACCAGAAACAAAATCAGGAAAATGACAATTTTCCCAAAACCAAATTCTTTTAATAGAAAATGGAAACAAACCAACATTACATTCAATAAGGAAAATACAACGAGAGAACCAATTTTACCCAGTTTGGTTTCGGTCAGTTTTTGGTACAAATGTTCTCTATGCGCTTGGAATAGGTGTTTTTTCTGAAAGAATCGTTTAATGAGGATGGTGACACCATCAATCCAAAAAAAAGGAAAAAGATAAAAGTAATCGGTTACATCCCAATGGATGCCATTTGATTTGTTTTGGTAAAGTAAGGGGAGAACCAATCCAAAAAATCCAAGTGCCAGCGATCCACTATCTCCCATAAATAATTTTGCTTTTGGGAAATTGTAAAAGATAAATCCAAACATGGAGACAAAGAGCACTGCGTACAAACTGTATCCTAGGTTTGGTTTGGTGTAAAAATCAGGTAAAATAAAACTTAAAGAAACAAAACAAATGGCGAATGTGGTCACCAAATACCAATCCATTCCATCCATAAAATTAACTAAGTTGATTCCAAATACCAAGAAGATTGTGAGAAAAAGAATTTGAACAAAACTGGGAATGGAACCAAATCCCAAAAAACTTACATTGGGTTGTATGCCCCATAAACAGAAAAAAACAATTCCTAATTCTAATACGAGGCGGAGTTTCGGTGTTAAATGGTATAAATCGTCTACAAATCCTAAAATGGAAAATATTAAAATACCAACTAACAAAAGATAAAGATTCCATGGTTCGTTACGAATGGGAAAAAGATCACTTCCTATCGACTGCAAAGGGGGGAGTAAATAGAGAAGGGTCGAGAGGAGAAAAACAGGGATAAAAAACATTCCACCCGATTTTTTTGTGACCGTGTCATGCAAACTCCGTTCATTTGGCACATCTTTCACCCCAAAACGGGAATACACATAAAATGTGTGCAAAATTAGGCTCAAGATGCCCAGAATGAGGAAGGAAATGGGAAAAAAAGGAACCATTTTCGCAAAGTTTCTCAGATCGGGGTCTTTTGGCAGTTTTTTATTGCAAAAATCAGTCCCTCTTCGATGTTTAATTTATGTTTCAGGGCGTTTATACTGCGGTCATCACCCCTTTCCGCCAGGGGAAAATCGATTACGATCAATACTTTAAAATCCTAGAAAACCAGATCCGATCCGGAGTCGCTGGTGTGGTTCCTTGTGGAACAACGGGAGAATCTCCTACTTTATCCTACGAAGAACATAAGGAACTCATCCAAAAAACGGTGCAGATCGTAGCGGGCAAAATCCAAGTGATCGCGGGTACTGGTTCTAACTCCACAAAAGAAGCAATTGAACTCACCGAGTCCGCCTGTGCAGATGGAGTGGATGGAATTTTGTCTGTAAATCCGTATTATAACAAACCTACACAAGAAGGGATGTTCCAACACTTTACAGCCATTGCAAATGTATCATCAAAACCTGTGATGTTGTACAACATCCCTGGTAGAACCAATGTAAACCTTTTGCCAGAAACGGTTAGTCGTTTGGCGGCTCACCCTAAAATTGCAGCAATCAAAGAAGCAACAGGTGATCTCGGACAAATGGCAAAAGTGATTTCGCTCTGTCCACCCGACTTTGATTTGTTATCTGGTGATGACAATTTAACTCTTCCTGTTCTTTCCATTGGTGGAAAAGGAGTTGTATCTGTAGTTTCAAATTTATTCCCACGTGCATGTGTGGATATGGTTTCTTTATACCTTCGTGGTGATCTGGTAGCTTCCAAAAAAATCTACTACAAACTACTCCCAGTATTTGTGAATGCTTTTATTGAAACAAATCCAATCCCAATCAAAGCAGCTATGAGTTGGTTTGGTTATTGCACTAATGAACTCAGATTGCCTATGACTTCGTTGTCGGAAGGGCAACCAGCTGAGTCATTTAAAAAAATCGTATTTCAATTAAAAGAGGAAGGCATTGTCTAAAATCAAAGTCGGTGTGATTGGTGCTGGTGGTAGGATGGGGAAAGCCATCATCCAAGTGCTTTCTCTTTCCAAAAAATCGGTGTTAAGCGCAGCTGTTGTAAGAGAGGGTGCGATATATGCCGGTTTTGATTCTGGAAACCATGCAGGTATCAAAGAAACTGGAATTCTATTATCTTCCGACTTACAAAAAGCAAACGAAGATTCTGATGTGTTAATTGATTTTAGTACTCACACTGGATTTGAATCCATTCTCAATACAGCATTAAAAAATCATAAACCATTGGTGATTGGAACAACCGGTCTTACCGATTCTGATAAAACTCTAATCAAGTCTGCTTCTGAAACTATCCCAATTGTATTCTCTCCCAATATGTCTGTTGGTGTGAATTTACTCTTCAAACTCACTGAAATTGCAGCGAAAGTTTTACACGAAGATTTTGATATAGAAGTTTTAGACATCCACCATAGACATAAAAAAGACGCTCCTTCTGGTACCGCGATGTATCTAAAAGAAGTGTTACTAGAAGCTAGTAAACGAAGTGAAGAAAATGTAATTTATGGTCGTCATGGTATGTACCCTGAACGAGACCAAAAAGAAATCGCAATGCATACGATGCGTGCCGGTGAAGTCGTTGGCGAACACACAGTTTATTTTTTTAGTCCAGAAGAGAGGATTGAAATTACCCATCGTGCCCAGGACCGCAAAACATTTGCTAGTGGTGCAGTGAAAGCCGCAGAATTTTTACATGGCAAATCGAAAGGTTTGTATAATATGTTTGATGTTTTAGGAATATAAATTGGATTTTTTTCGAGGATTATACATCATTCCATGGAGTAAAAATTATATCTCCATTAGTTTAGATGTACTCATCGTCGCATTTTTAATTTATAAAACCTATACAACCTTACGTAGAACTCGAGGGATTCAGCTCTTATTTGGTGTAGGGATCATTTGGATCTCAGGAAGTTTAGCCGAATACTTAGGTTTTGAGTTACTAGAATGGATCTTAACGAATATTCGGCCAGCACTTGTTTTTGCTATCATTGTTCTCTTGCAACCTGAATTACGCCGTTTAACAGGTGACCTGGCTAGGATTCGACTCCTACGTTTGTTCTTTTTAAAACCTACTTTTGATTTGGATCCGATTGTCGAAGCTGTGAGGGCCATGTCCCAAGAAAAAATTGGCTCTATCATTGTGCTTGTGAAAGACATTAGCCTTAAGGACATTTCAGAAAACGCAGTTCCAATGGATTCCATTGTGACCTCTGAAATTTTACAAACCATCTTCTTTAAAAACTCACCACTCCATGATGGTGCCGTCATCATAGAACAAAACAGAATTGTTTGTGCTGCTTCTTATTTGCCAATGAGTAGTTCTGTAGAAATCTCAACATTGGGTGCAAGGCATAGATCTGCCCTTGGACTTTCGGAAGAAACTGATTCAATCATCATCGTTACTTCAGAAGAAACTGGAGACATTACAATTTGTTACGAAGGGGAAATGATCCATCCAGTCAAACCCTTGGAGTTGAAAGCTCTTGTGAGTGGTCTCATGTCAGGAAATAAAAAGGTAAAAGACGAATCACAAAGAAAATCCAAAGAAAAAGATTCTGGTGTCATCATATGATATTGAAATTATTTGGAAAAATGGTTCGGAATTGGAAAGCAAAACTCATTTCGCTTATCATTGCTAGTATCTTTTATGTAAATTTGCAAAACTCTAAAGTTTTGATCAAAACAGTGAATGTTCCCATCGACTATCCAAAGTTATCTGGTAATTTGAGTTATTCAAAAAACCCAGAAAAAACCATTCCAGTTCGTGTGGAAGGTTTAAAAGATGTAGTGAACTATTATTCTCAATTTATGAAGGCTGTGATTGATCCCGAAGATGTCCAGTTAGGTGTCACAGAAGTTCCTATCAAAAAAATTGTTGGTGTTCCGAGTGGAGTGAAGGTAACAAAACTTAAAAAAACAGTTCCAGTGGAAATAGAATCCAGAGGACTAAAAGTGGTTCCAATTGAAGTAGTTTTTGAAGGGAATCCACCTGCTAACTTTGAAAAGTTGACTCAAATTTTAAGCCCTCAAAAAATCACACTCAGTGGTAAACCACAAGACCTTGAAAAAATTAATAAAGTCGTTTTGCCAGAAATCTCACTTGTGGATCGTAAGGAACCTTTTGCAAAAACTGTCAAAATTCCAGATTTGCCGAAAGGTGTGAATGTCCTTGGCTCCCGTGATGTAACGGTGAATGTAAATATTATTCCACTTTCGTATAAAACGGGAGAACAAACTGCCGCAGGGATTCCTATCGTTTGTTCTGGGTTAGATCCAAAACTTGATGCAGAACTTTCGGAAGAACAAGTTGCAATTCGTTATTTTTCACTAAAACCAATTCGTTCTGCACAAATCCTAACAGGCATTACAGCACAAGTTCCTTGTAATTATATCTTTGATCCAATTAAAAACAAAATTGTTCCAGAATTACAACCTCAGGTAGCAAAAGTTAGGATCATCAAAAACAAAGATCTAAAAGGGATCGAAATATTGCAGATCAGTCCTGAAAAAATCGAAATTCGATACAAAGTCAAAGAACAAAATATCGATCCAGATAATATAGATGATGGAACAGGGATGGAAGGAATCACCCCTCATCCTTCCGATCGATCCTAAAGACCACTCATCATTTTATAGTAGGTGGCCTTTCAGAATCTAATGCGATATAAGCTAACAACTATTAATTTCTATTTATTTTAGAAATTCATAAATTTCTTTAAAACTTTCGTCAGGATTTTCCCACATTGGGTAGTGACCAATGTTTGGCCAACGAATCAGTTTTTTATGTTTGATCGGAAGTTTGTCAATTTCATCTGCTAAATGACTCCCGCTGACAGGATCTTCTCCTCCATTGATAAATAACAATGGAACTTCTGTTTGTAAGAGGGCATTTTTCCAACGTTCACGATGGTATCTTCTTTCTTTAATGTATTTTAAAAGTTTATGAGGGATAAGCACTTTATTTGGATAGGTGATGAGTTTCCAAAGTATAGAGATTTCTTTTTCTGTGGGTTTTGTATTTTTACCAAAAACATCGCTAAATGCTACGCCGAATTTTTTTTCATCATAGAATTTTGCGAGAATTGCACCTAATATAGGTGTTGCGAGTAGTTTTTGTTTGAACGTAGGTCTATGTAAATGAGGGAATAAACCACCATTAAAAAACACCGCACCATCTATTTCATACTTACGTTCTTTTGATTCTAAGTGACGAGCAAGGATTTCTTGGCCAACACTCACAGCATAGTCATGGAAGACAAATTTGACACGTTTGAGGGCATTTTTCTCAATAAAGGATTCGATGATATCGGTTTGTTCGACTAACGTATATTCGTGTTTGATTGGTTTTGAAGAATATCCGAAGCCTAAAAAATCAATCGCAATGGTATTAAAGTATCTTGTTAACCCATTATAAATTTTAGAATAATCCCATGAAGAAGTTGGGAAACCATGTAACAAGATTAAGTTTTGACCTCTTCCTTCTTGGATATAGAAGATTTGGAATTTTTTATATTCAAAAAATTTACCTGAGGCCAACCATTCTGTAGCGTTCTTTTTTGGAAAATTAAGATCTAACATATCCGACATAGCACAAAATTTTAGGAAGTGAGTCAAATAGAAGAAAAGACTCTTTTCTCAATATTTCATAGCCGATCTTATATAAGATGGATTCATATTCTCTAATTTATTTTGTAAAACCGGAGGGAATCATCTCCAATTGGGAATATTTTTGGTACCAAATTCCATATGGTGCTCCGGGAATTTTGACATTTGTTGTAGGTTTATTTCTTAGTTATTTTGCATTTCAAAAATTTCGAAAATCAAAAGAGGAGAATCGCTATTTTCATCTCAATCTGACCATCTCATTTATCAGTTTTGGATGTGTAGGTCTTGTATTAACGACAAGAGCATGGATCCAAGATGTTGAAACGCTTGTAATGTGGAATGATTTATTGTATTTTTTTGTTGCCCCACTTGCACCCACTGCCTTTTACCTAGCCTTTCACATGACGGGGAAACAAAGTAAACTCCTGTTATACTATTCTTATGTTTGTTGGTTTGCAAGTTTTGTATTGTATTTGGGGGTATTTTTAGGAAAAGGATTTGAAACAACCGTGTTTGAATTTCCATTCGGAAAATACCCTCGGGGAAGTGCCTTCGTAAGGCCTTGGGGAATCCTTGCACCGTTAGGATACTTTTTACTCATTCTTCCTTCTTTTATCAAACATTACCATTACATTCGTAAACATTACCATCTCACACTCTTTCACGGTGTTAATTTATTGTTTTTACTCACAACCTTAAATGCTCCCAGTATTTTGGGATTCAAAGTGTATCCTGGTGGATTCTTTTTATTCATTCCGATGTTACTTGTTGCCTATGGTGTATTTCGTTCTGATTTTTTTGATGTGAATGAACTATTATTCCAAAAGAATGGAATGTTTTATTTTCTATTTGCCTTACTTTCTTTTGTTTTGATTTTTATTTCCTTTGGAGTTTCCTTTGGTCTTTCACCAAATGCGTATGAATCAGCAAAATGGTACCCTTGGGGGATACCTCCCGTCATTTCAGTGTTTGGTGCAGTTTTTTTATCCATCATCGTTGCTGGGGCTAATCCATCGGCAAGGATCAACCAACTTTGTGCGTTCGCTCTCATTCTCACTGGTTTTTATGTAATCCAATCTGTTCCATTAAAATTAAACATATCCTATGTTGTACAACTTCGGATTTCGCAGATGACCTTTGTGGCTTTTGCGTTTGCACCGAGTATCATGGTGCGACTTGTTTTTGAAGCGATTGGTCAGAAGTCACCTAGTTGGTTGAAAGGAATCGATTTACTTTGTATCACAGCAGCCATTTTAGCTCCTTCCCCCTATTTGTTTATTGGTTATTATGATTACCCTTGGTCTCGAGTCCATCATGGTGGCCCTGCGGAACTTCTTGTTGGAGCTAATGGAGCCATTGCGTTAGTATTAGTTTTAATTACCTTCCTTCGGAACAAAGGGTATATCAACTTTGCCTCCAAGTGGATCATTGGTTCTTTTTTATTATCAGCATTATTACTGTTAGCCGCTTTACTTCCAAGCCATGGAATTCCGATTTATCCCATTGCAGATTTCCAATTCATCCCTGCATTTTTACTTGGTTATGCGGTTCTAAGACATGGCGCCTTGTCATTAGAAGGAAGGACCATCCAATTAAGCCAACGTTTGGCAAACCTTGGACTCATTACAATGGCAATTGCTGCTATTTTGTATTTTCCATTGATACGAGAACAATATGGAGTGGGGGAGTCGGCATTTCATCTCACTATGATTGTTCTGCCACTGGTTCTCTTTAATTACCTTGTGGTCTACATCATGTCAAGGCCACTTGCTGAAGAACTTGATATTAGCTATTTTTTGTTAGATTTAGAAAAACAAAAAGCAGATGAAGAAAGAGAAAAAGCTCTCATTGCACAAGATAAAGCAGAAGAAGCACGTGAAGAATCCGAAAAACTTTTATTAAACATCTTACCTTACAAAGTGGCCCAAGAATTAAAATTGAAGGGGAGTGTGAATCCAGTCCGTTTTGAAAACGCTACCGTATTATTCACTGACTTCAAAGGTTTTACCAAAGTTGCAGAAGGAATGGATGAACAAAGCCTAATCGAAGAACTCGATGCTTGTTTCACTCAGTTTGATGAAATTATACTCAGGAA
Encoded proteins:
- a CDS encoding aromatic amino acid ammonia-lyase, coding for MFLQLSELYSLSHSGSFSHLSERKERLEQERKTLESILSSSKEKLIYGIHTGFGPHAFTSNEELELIQKSLIYHLTVEPVLTGDGIPHSHLHHNEARVVLAARLFSLSLGGSGIRYETLEILNELLKLDCIPIIPERGSLSASGDLIPLSYIPLALLGESGFTGKGKELGPTKLNGKRSEIKGLPWTPQPKEAISLTNGTSFTTALLGYQVMEFRNLFLLTIEILQYLFHYHSVFPDAFHPEYHKHKQFKGPKFLSSLLHPIVSQNPKRKVEGKRIQDIYSVRCIPQILGSIWDEIESIKNIVEQELNSLSDNPVLIPTSENEKTEFRFAEGGGFYASQVSFAADRLQNAMAVWFTWVDRFLNYLMEPKENDEFPLMLSAKPGTYAGLSGLGLMSAHLTAEVRRDSMPGSIQSIPTNGNNQDIVPMGAISVLRNRRTVLSATKLLAIFGYAVYQTSLFAKRKELVPDFKLFSGIDTMEKDRSLDFEIQTLVERIRNTTSSLATTPID
- a CDS encoding DUF368 domain-containing protein, which translates into the protein MPLTKKEILFCILNGFLIGIANLIPGVSGGTFALILGLYDRLITAITSLNLETIKVSLSLLVGFWKEDVRNRFALEMKRIDFWFLVFLGFGLLLSVISGAKLIQYLLQNHPQATLALFIGLIIPSLVVPYKLIEKHSLVVWLFLVPGILLTIVPSFFMGENTGSENPIFAFATGMIAISAMILPGISGSYIMLVLGEYQIVIGKLSTILEPGSILFLGAFGIGCLLGLLIFTHIVKWLFVKYKSHTMTFLLGLILGSFFILWPFKDYANGQTIVGRSGEVKRDIQIATAKNILPKDFEEAQIPLASLVFGLVLGLGLNRLESLQEKK
- a CDS encoding MraY family glycosyltransferase; protein product: MVPFFPISFLILGILSLILHTFYVYSRFGVKDVPNERSLHDTVTKKSGGMFFIPVFLLSTLLYLLPPLQSIGSDLFPIRNEPWNLYLLLVGILIFSILGFVDDLYHLTPKLRLVLELGIVFFCLWGIQPNVSFLGFGSIPSFVQILFLTIFLVFGINLVNFMDGMDWYLVTTFAICFVSLSFILPDFYTKPNLGYSLYAVLFVSMFGFIFYNFPKAKLFMGDSGSLALGFFGLVLPLLYQNKSNGIHWDVTDYFYLFPFFWIDGVTILIKRFFQKKHLFQAHREHLYQKLTETKLGKIGSLVVFSLLNVMLVCFHFLLKEFGFGKIVIFLILFLVSILSYAIVWLSATRKNLA
- the dapA gene encoding 4-hydroxy-tetrahydrodipicolinate synthase gives rise to the protein MFQGVYTAVITPFRQGKIDYDQYFKILENQIRSGVAGVVPCGTTGESPTLSYEEHKELIQKTVQIVAGKIQVIAGTGSNSTKEAIELTESACADGVDGILSVNPYYNKPTQEGMFQHFTAIANVSSKPVMLYNIPGRTNVNLLPETVSRLAAHPKIAAIKEATGDLGQMAKVISLCPPDFDLLSGDDNLTLPVLSIGGKGVVSVVSNLFPRACVDMVSLYLRGDLVASKKIYYKLLPVFVNAFIETNPIPIKAAMSWFGYCTNELRLPMTSLSEGQPAESFKKIVFQLKEEGIV
- the dapB gene encoding 4-hydroxy-tetrahydrodipicolinate reductase produces the protein MSKIKVGVIGAGGRMGKAIIQVLSLSKKSVLSAAVVREGAIYAGFDSGNHAGIKETGILLSSDLQKANEDSDVLIDFSTHTGFESILNTALKNHKPLVIGTTGLTDSDKTLIKSASETIPIVFSPNMSVGVNLLFKLTEIAAKVLHEDFDIEVLDIHHRHKKDAPSGTAMYLKEVLLEASKRSEENVIYGRHGMYPERDQKEIAMHTMRAGEVVGEHTVYFFSPEERIEITHRAQDRKTFASGAVKAAEFLHGKSKGLYNMFDVLGI
- the cdaA gene encoding diadenylate cyclase CdaA, with the translated sequence MDFFRGLYIIPWSKNYISISLDVLIVAFLIYKTYTTLRRTRGIQLLFGVGIIWISGSLAEYLGFELLEWILTNIRPALVFAIIVLLQPELRRLTGDLARIRLLRLFFLKPTFDLDPIVEAVRAMSQEKIGSIIVLVKDISLKDISENAVPMDSIVTSEILQTIFFKNSPLHDGAVIIEQNRIVCAASYLPMSSSVEISTLGARHRSALGLSEETDSIIIVTSEETGDITICYEGEMIHPVKPLELKALVSGLMSGNKKVKDESQRKSKEKDSGVII
- a CDS encoding CdaR family protein, producing the protein MILKLFGKMVRNWKAKLISLIIASIFYVNLQNSKVLIKTVNVPIDYPKLSGNLSYSKNPEKTIPVRVEGLKDVVNYYSQFMKAVIDPEDVQLGVTEVPIKKIVGVPSGVKVTKLKKTVPVEIESRGLKVVPIEVVFEGNPPANFEKLTQILSPQKITLSGKPQDLEKINKVVLPEISLVDRKEPFAKTVKIPDLPKGVNVLGSRDVTVNVNIIPLSYKTGEQTAAGIPIVCSGLDPKLDAELSEEQVAIRYFSLKPIRSAQILTGITAQVPCNYIFDPIKNKIVPELQPQVAKVRIIKNKDLKGIEILQISPEKIEIRYKVKEQNIDPDNIDDGTGMEGITPHPSDRS
- a CDS encoding alpha/beta fold hydrolase translates to MLDLNFPKKNATEWLASGKFFEYKKFQIFYIQEGRGQNLILLHGFPTSSWDYSKIYNGLTRYFNTIAIDFLGFGYSSKPIKHEYTLVEQTDIIESFIEKNALKRVKFVFHDYAVSVGQEILARHLESKERKYEIDGAVFFNGGLFPHLHRPTFKQKLLATPILGAILAKFYDEKKFGVAFSDVFGKNTKPTEKEISILWKLITYPNKVLIPHKLLKYIKERRYHRERWKNALLQTEVPLLFINGGEDPVSGSHLADEIDKLPIKHKKLIRWPNIGHYPMWENPDESFKEIYEFLK
- a CDS encoding adenylate/guanylate cyclase domain-containing protein, giving the protein MDSYSLIYFVKPEGIISNWEYFWYQIPYGAPGILTFVVGLFLSYFAFQKFRKSKEENRYFHLNLTISFISFGCVGLVLTTRAWIQDVETLVMWNDLLYFFVAPLAPTAFYLAFHMTGKQSKLLLYYSYVCWFASFVLYLGVFLGKGFETTVFEFPFGKYPRGSAFVRPWGILAPLGYFLLILPSFIKHYHYIRKHYHLTLFHGVNLLFLLTTLNAPSILGFKVYPGGFFLFIPMLLVAYGVFRSDFFDVNELLFQKNGMFYFLFALLSFVLIFISFGVSFGLSPNAYESAKWYPWGIPPVISVFGAVFLSIIVAGANPSARINQLCAFALILTGFYVIQSVPLKLNISYVVQLRISQMTFVAFAFAPSIMVRLVFEAIGQKSPSWLKGIDLLCITAAILAPSPYLFIGYYDYPWSRVHHGGPAELLVGANGAIALVLVLITFLRNKGYINFASKWIIGSFLLSALLLLAALLPSHGIPIYPIADFQFIPAFLLGYAVLRHGALSLEGRTIQLSQRLANLGLITMAIAAILYFPLIREQYGVGESAFHLTMIVLPLVLFNYLVVYIMSRPLAEELDISYFLLDLEKQKADEEREKALIAQDKAEEAREESEKLLLNILPYKVAQELKLKGSVNPVRFENATVLFTDFKGFTKVAEGMDEQSLIEELDACFTQFDEIILRNNLEKLKTIGDSYMCAGGLPVENRTSAIDACLAALEIQSFMNQLKEIKTALDLPFWELRLGIHTGPVVAGVVGRFKFAYDIWGDTVNTASRMESGGETGKINVSKETYELVKYFFVTEYRGKVHGKNKGDLDMYFVHRLRPRYSQDPDGKAPNQYFREVYSRISRGANIRWKKES